The sequence TGCAAAAAAATGAAAATGGGAGTAAAATAAAAAGCCTAAGAGCAACTGTCAAAACCTTATAAAAAGTAGTTATTTCATACTCAGCACCACAATTTTTACAAATGAAATTTTTATTTTTATTTAAGAAAAAATCATCTATATCAAAGGCTTCTTTAAAAAAGTCCTTTTTGCTAATATCATTTTGACACTCTACGCACTTAAAATTTTTCACAAAACTCCTTTTTACTTTTTAAAAATTATCATACCATCTGATATTTTTGAATTTATTTTGTAGCATTGCTTTCCAAAGATTTTTCATCAAAATTACAACTATCTTTATAGCCATATTCACAAGCTTTATTAAAGTATTCTTTTGCTTTTTGTAAGTCTTGTTTTACACCTTTCCCTTCCATATACAAATCACCTAAATTAAAGCAAGATAATGCATTATTGCTATTGCAAGCTTTTTTATAAGAAGTGGCTGCTTTTATATAATCTTGCTTTGTATAGTATAAATTACCAAGATTATCACAACCAATTAAAGAACCATTATCACAAGCTTTTTTAAGCAATTCAAATGCTTTTTTATCATCTTGTTTTACACCATAGCCATATTTATATAAAGCTGCTAAATTATTACAACTATCTCCATATTTATCTTTCATTACTTACCTCCATCAAGTAATTGTTTTATTTCATCATCTTGTGTAACATCAAAAAGTATATATAAAAAACCAATGTTAAATTTTCTAAATTCCGATATTTTTTTATACTTTAATATCTCTTTTATCCATTTTAATTTCTCTTTTTTATATGTTTGATATTCGCTTGATTGTAAAAAC is a genomic window of Campylobacter blaseri containing:
- a CDS encoding tetratricopeptide repeat protein — its product is MKDKYGDSCNNLAALYKYGYGVKQDDKKAFELLKKACDNGSLIGCDNLGNLYYTKQDYIKAATSYKKACNSNNALSCFNLGDLYMEGKGVKQDLQKAKEYFNKACEYGYKDSCNFDEKSLESNATK